A genomic stretch from Candidatus Nitrososphaera gargensis Ga9.2 includes:
- a CDS encoding transcription initiation factor IIB family protein yields the protein MLVYDGGDVVCTACGAVDDEQRTGLQDEEGCYPSYHPHVHGAVMNNIWSITRSGNGTALLTRGEKEKLGLKTGAYRHTLRSSEEKVVKIIDRVCDRNNLALPESLVKEAVYWATKVTNELASKRKEDQVRIKVSPAEISIFSIRKACKTSGISCSTQKLVEAHRKIGYSNIEDKKILRNLRRISFVTGIKYETLAPRDYVFNLTNCLISDEGTRSRLANIANPLDYIERRIYSRSLEILADVRGEGRNNVMVAAAAICVADRIEGGVLGSSIIAKTLHLDKYKVSLAIERILNQMREGGKVVKFRVNPAAEYRSQVFGEFARFGQRWRPDEGESRGDTSI from the coding sequence ATGTTAGTCTATGATGGAGGCGATGTAGTCTGCACAGCCTGCGGCGCCGTGGACGACGAGCAGAGGACCGGCCTGCAGGATGAAGAGGGTTGCTACCCTTCGTACCACCCACACGTGCACGGTGCGGTAATGAACAACATCTGGTCGATTACAAGGTCCGGCAATGGTACTGCCTTGCTGACAAGGGGAGAGAAAGAGAAACTCGGGCTGAAGACAGGCGCTTACAGGCATACACTCAGGTCGTCAGAAGAGAAGGTTGTAAAGATTATCGACAGGGTCTGTGACAGAAACAACCTGGCGCTCCCAGAAAGCCTTGTCAAAGAAGCAGTGTACTGGGCAACCAAGGTCACGAACGAGCTGGCATCAAAAAGGAAAGAAGACCAAGTCAGGATAAAGGTCTCTCCTGCAGAGATTTCCATATTCTCAATAAGAAAGGCCTGCAAAACATCCGGTATATCTTGCTCAACACAAAAGCTAGTGGAGGCTCACAGAAAGATAGGATACAGCAACATCGAAGATAAGAAAATCCTCAGAAATCTGAGGAGGATCAGCTTTGTAACAGGGATAAAATACGAAACCCTTGCTCCAAGAGACTATGTCTTCAATCTCACAAACTGTTTGATCTCTGACGAAGGAACAAGATCCCGGCTCGCAAATATCGCAAACCCTCTGGACTATATTGAAAGGAGAATCTACAGTAGGTCGCTGGAGATACTTGCAGACGTCCGCGGAGAAGGCAGAAACAACGTCATGGTGGCCGCGGCTGCTATCTGCGTTGCGGACAGAATCGAAGGTGGAGTGCTGGGATCCAGCATAATAGCAAAGACGCTTCACCTAGACAAATACAAGGTTTCTCTTGCAATAGAACGTATCCTGAACCAGATGCGCGAAGGAGGAAAAGTAGTGAAATTTAGGGTCAATCCGGCTGCGGAGTACAGGTCGCAGGTTTTTGGCGAATTCGCAAGATTCGGGCAGCGATGGCGGCCGGATGAAGGAGAGTCACGAGGGGATACTTCAATTTGA
- a CDS encoding helix-turn-helix domain-containing protein has translation MSAAAGGGDDDGMAYLAVYSERLVQMVEHKLEDSMQRLLMPAAHSADIVQEVKALCSLGGCKGGTIMKIVTYLLERDAKTKEIADTFGINISTAHRSLERLEQHGFASKEERSRLWTLNKRRFPLLYSLSRTSTVILSTRKS, from the coding sequence TTGTCTGCAGCAGCTGGTGGTGGTGACGATGATGGGATGGCGTACCTTGCCGTCTACTCTGAAAGGCTTGTGCAGATGGTAGAACACAAGCTTGAGGACAGCATGCAAAGGCTCCTTATGCCGGCCGCACATTCTGCAGACATTGTACAGGAAGTAAAGGCGCTCTGTTCTCTAGGCGGTTGTAAGGGAGGAACCATCATGAAGATTGTGACGTACCTACTTGAAAGAGATGCAAAGACAAAGGAAATCGCAGATACATTTGGCATAAACATAAGCACTGCCCACCGTTCACTGGAAAGACTGGAACAGCATGGCTTTGCTTCAAAGGAAGAACGCAGCAGGCTATGGACTTTGAACAAAAGGAGGTTCCCGCTGCTTTATTCGCTCTCCCGCACCAGCACGGTCATTTTGTCGACCCGGAAAAGTTAG